One region of Nycticebus coucang isolate mNycCou1 chromosome Y, mNycCou1.pri, whole genome shotgun sequence genomic DNA includes:
- the LOC128579083 gene encoding 60S ribosomal protein L29: MAKSKNHTTHNQSRKWHRNGIKKPRSQRYESLKGVDPKFLRNMRFAKKHNKKGLKKMQANNAKAVSARAEAIKALIKLKEVKTKIPKGASRKLS, translated from the coding sequence ATGGCCAAGTCCAAGAACCACACCACACACAACCAGTCTCGAAAATGGCACAGAAATGGCATCAAGAAACCCCGATCACAAAGATATGAATCTCTTAAGGGGGTAGATCCCAAGTTCCTGAGGAACATGCGCTTTGCCAAGAAGCACAACAAGAAGGGCCTGAAGAAGATGCAGGCCAACAATGCCAAGGCCGTGAGTGCACGTGCTGAGGCTATAAAGGCCCTTATAAAGCTCAAGGAGGTTAAGACCAAGATTCCAAAGGGTGCCAGCCGTAAACTCAGTTGA